A genomic region of Castor canadensis chromosome 16, mCasCan1.hap1v2, whole genome shotgun sequence contains the following coding sequences:
- the Fkrp gene encoding ribitol 5-phosphate transferase FKRP, which produces MRLTRCQAVLAAAITLNLLVLFYVSWLQHQPRNSRARSPRRVSATGHRVTVLVREFEAFDNAVPELVDSILQQDPAQPVVVAADTLPYPPLALPRIPNVHLALLQPALDRPAAASRPETYVATEFVALVPDGARAEAPGQLERMAEALRTGSARLVAAPVATANPARCLALNVSLREWTARYGPAPAAPRCDALDGDAVVLLRARDLFNLSAPLARPVGTSLFLQTALRGWAVQLLDLTFAAARQPPLATAHARWKAEREGRARRTALLRALGIRLVSWEGGRLEWFGCSKESARCFGTVAGDTPSYLYEGRWTPPCCLRALRDTARYVVGVLEAAGVRYWLEGGSLLGAARHGDIIPWDYDVDLGIYLEDVGNCEQLRGAEAGSVVDERGFVWEKAVEGDFFRVQYSESNHLHVDLWPFYPRNGVMTKDTWLDHRQDVEFPEHFLQPLVPLPFAGFVAQAPNNYRRFLELKFGPGVIENPEYPNPALLSLSGS; this is translated from the coding sequence ATGCGGCTCACTCGCTGCCAGGCTGTCCTGGCAGCAGCCATCACCCTAAACCTCCTGGTCCTCTTCTATGTCTCCTGGCTGCAGCACCAGCCCAGGAACTCCCGGGCTCGGAGTCCCCGCCGAGTATCTGCCACCGGTCACCGTGTCACCGTGCTGGTGCGGGAGTTTGAGGCCTTTGACAATGCTGTGCCTGAGTTGGTGGACTCCATTCTCCAGCAGGATCCCGCCCAGCCCGTGGTGGTGGCGGCTGACACCCTCCCCTATCCGCCTCTGGCCCTCCCCCGCATCCCCAATGTTCACTTGGCGCTGCTCCAGCCCGCCCTCGACCGGCCCGCGGCGGCCTCGCGCCCGGAGACCTACGTGGCCACCGAGTTCGTGGCTCTGGTGCCTGACGGAGCGCGAGCCGAAGCACCGGGCCAGCTGGAGCGCATGGCTGAGGCTCTACGGACAGGAAGCGCACGCCTGGTGGCCGCTCCGGTCGCCACCGCCAACCCTGCCCGGTGCCTAGCCCTGAACGTCAGCCTGCGGGAGTGGACTGCGCGCTATGGCCCGGCACCGGCTGCGCCCCGCTGCGACGCCCTGGACGGGGACGCGGTGGTGCTCCTGCGCGCCCGAGACCTCTTCAACCTCTCGGCGCCCCTGGCCCGGCCAGTGGGCACCAGCCTCTTCCTGCAGACCGCCCTCCGCGGCTGGGCGGTGCAGCTGCTGGACTTGACCTTCGCCGCTGCGCGCCAGCCCCCGCTGGCCACGGCGCACGCGCGCTGGAAGGCGGAGCGCGAGGGGCGCGCGCGGCGGACGGCGTTGCTGCGCGCGCTGGGAATCCGCCTGGTGAGCTGGGAGGGCGGGCGGCTCGAGTGGTTTGGCTGCAGCAAGGAGAGCGCGCGCTGCTTCGGGACGGTGGCGGGCGACACGCCGTCCTACCTCTACGAGGGGCGCTGGACGCCCCCGTGCTGCCTGCGCGCGCTGCGCGACACCGCGCGCTACGTCGTGGGCGTGCTGGAGGCCGCGGGCGTGCGCTACTGGCTGGAGGGCGGCTCACTGCTGGGGGCCGCCCGCCACGGCGACATCATCCCGTGGGACTACGATGTGGACCTGGGCATCTACTTGGAGGACGTGGGCAACTGCGAGCAGCTGCGGGGGGCCGAGGCCGGCTCGGTGGTGGACGAGCGCGGCTTTGTGTGGGAGAAGGCCGTCGAGGGCGACTTCTTCCGCGTGCAGTACAGCGAGAGCAACCACCTGCACGTGGACCTGTGGCCCTTCTACCCCCGCAATGGGGTCATGACCAAGGACACGTGGCTGGACCACCGGCAGGACGTCGAGTTCCCCGAGCACTTCCTGCAGCCTCTGGTGCCCCTGCCCTTCGCCGGCTTCGTGGCGCAGGCCCCGAACAACTACCGCCGCTTCCTGGAGCTCAAGTTCGGCCCCGGGGTCATCGAGAACCCCGAGTACCCCAACCCTGCGCTGCTGAGTTTGTCGGGCAGCTGA
- the Slc1a5 gene encoding neutral amino acid transporter B(0) isoform X2 encodes MNILGLVVFAIVFGVALRKLGPEGELLIRFFNSFNDATMVLVSWIMWYAPVGILFLVAGKIVEMKDVGQLFAILGKYILCCLLGHAIHGLLVLPLIYFIFTRKNPYHFLWGILTPLATAFGTSSSSATLPLMMKCVEEKNGVARHISRFILPIGATVNMDGAALFQCVAAVFIAQLNGQSLDFVKIITILVTATASSVGAAGIPAGGVLTLAIILEAVSLPVKDISLILAVDWLVDRSCTILNVEGDAFGAGLLQSYVDRTKSPSSEPELIQVKRDVPLTPLQTAPEEGNPLLKHPQGPGSDAATYEKESVM; translated from the exons ATGAACATTCTGGGCTTGGTGGTGTTCGCCATCGTCTTTGGTGTGGCCCTGCGGAAACTGGGTCCTGAGGGGGAGCTACTCATCCGATTCTTCAACTCCTTCAATGACGCCACCATGGTTCTGGTCTCCTGGATCATGTG GTATGCTCCGGTGGGCATCTTGTTCCTGGTGGCCGGCAAGATCGTTGAGATGAAGGATGTGGGGCAGCTCTTCGCCATCCTTGGCAAATACATCCTGTGCTGTCTGCTGGGCCATGCCATCCATGGGCTTCTGGTTCTGCCTCTCATCTACTTCATCTTCACCCGCAAAAACCCCTACCATTTCCTGTGGGGCATCCTGACGCCGCTGGCCACCGCCTTCGGGACCTCCTCCAG CTCCGCCACGCTGCCGCTGATGATGAAGTGCGTGGAGGAGAAGAACGGCGTGGCCAGGCACATCAGCCGCTTCATCCTGCCCATCGGTGCCACGGTCAACATGGACGGTGCAGCACTGTTCCAGTGCGTGGCCGCCGTGTTCATCGCGCAGCTCAACGGGCAGTCCCTGGACTTCGTGAAGATCATCACCATCCT ggTCACGGCCACCGCGTCCAGTGTGGGGGCGGCCGGCATCCCCGCTGGAGGCGTGCTCACCCTCGCCATCATCCTGGAAGCCGTCAGCCTCCCTGTCAAGGACATCTCCTTGATCCTGGCTGTGGACTGGCTTGT GGACCGGTCCTGTACCATCCTCAACGTGGAAGGTGACGCTTTTGGGGCAGGACTGCTCCAATCTTATGTGGATCGGACAAAGTCGCCGAGCTCTGAGCCTGAGCTAATCCAGGTGAAGAGAGATGTGCCACTAACTCCCCTGCAAACTGCCCCTGAGGAAGGCAACCCCCTCCTCAAACACCCCCAGGGCCCTGGCAGCGATGCTGCCACCTATGAGAAGGAATCAGTTATGTAA